GGATGAGCAGCTACCTTTAGTCGAGCCTGTAGTCCGTCATGGGGATGCGCCAACTTTTATACAGGCAGCTTCTTTTAATACGCAGCAGATTAAAGAAGTTTTTGATCGTATTAGAGCAAACAGGCATCAGTCGATTGCTTTAATTTGTAAAACTACAGCTGAAGCCAAATCAATGCAACAGGCTTTGATGAACGATGCTATCCCTTGTCAACTTCTCACTGAGGATGAGTCTATAAATCAGCAAGTATTACTTGTAGTACCAAGCCATTTAGCAAAAGGACTGGAATTTGATGCTGTCATTGTTGCTGCATTTGATACCCCTTTCTTTAATACTAAAATTGATAGAAAGCTACTTTATGTTGCACTAACTCGTGCAATGCATGAGCTTTATTTAATCGGTCCATCAAAAAAAACATTTTTATTAGATAATTAAAATTCTTCATTTTATATTTTTATAAGCTAAAAAAATAGCACAGTAGGATATAGCCCCCTAACATGCTATTTTAACGTTGGATAGCCTTGCTCAATCATAATAGATAAATAAAACTACAAAATTATTTATGTCGCGGTGGTAGTCTGTAAAACTTTCCTTTTGATAAGTACGCTTTAACAACTTTCCACCATGAGCGAGGTGCTTCCCTAGGAGGAGACTTTTTTTTCGGCAATGCTGGCATACGCATGAGAACGACCCCTTTCTTCAGGCTTATTAATACTATATGGACATAGTACACATTTATGATAAAAAAGAAGATTTTAACAGTTTCTTAAAAATAAAAAAAGTGAGAAGTGAAGCTTATTGCTCACTCCTCACCCATCATTTAATTTTTCACATAATAGTCTAGTTGCTGTGCTTTCATAAAGCCTGCTCTCTCATAAATCGAAATCGCTTTTCTATTTTCGATTTCTACATCAAGCATGACAAATTTAGCGTTTTGTTTACTTGCATAGTCTTTTGAAAAAGACAATAAAGCTGTACCGATTCCTTGCCCTTGATACTGCGGATGAACTGCTAGGGCTGTCACCCATTGTATTTCATTTTCCTTAACTGTTGCCACCGTACCTACAACTTGACCGTCTTTATGTGCTACCCATAATTTTCGACCATTCGTTGACGTATTAAAGGCAATTAGTTCCTCCGATTCTGATGGCAAATCGCCAAACGCCTCACTATAAATAGTGATCAATTCAGTCTGTTCTTCTGCAAATGGGGCTATTTGAATATCATTTCGTAGTTCCACTGACTCTGCTTTCGTTTCCAGCGTCGCTTCTGAAAAACTGTATGAATAACCACAGTTTTCGATAAATGTATGTCCAAAGGGAGATCCATCAATAACTACTGCTAATTGACCTTCCGCTCCTCGCTCTTGTAGACCAGCTTGTAATACGTTTACTAATGCTGTCCCAACTCCCTTTTGGCGATAAGCTGGTGAAACTACTAACGACCATTCATACGTATGTAGCCCCATTAAATCAATAGCACTTGCAGCACCAACTAATTCATCATTATCATCTTCATAAGCGAGCACCATAAAACCTTTTGATTCAAAAGAGCCTGCTAATGGAATATTCATAATCGTTTCATATACACGATAATCATTTAAGGTTGCTTCTTCGCATAATATTTTTAATTCATTCAGTGTTTCCTTGTCCAGCGGGAATGACACTGTAATTACTGAAATGTTCATTGTTTACTCCGTTCTTAAACCAGACTATTGCCCTATTGTAGCAAGAAAGAAAATAAACTGGCAACAAATTATAATACCCTTTTCTAATAATCAGCAATTTTACTTCAAATACAGAAAAAACAGAAGGATTTATACTACTATTGTACTTCAAAGTAAATGAAATTTACTAGAAGGCATTAGTTATAAATTATTATATAGGATGCCTTATAAGAAATTAAATAATTATATTTACTGTAATTATTATAACATTTATTCAAATAAATTACATTATTAAAAAACGGAATGACTATATTGAATAATCATGTACTGTTACTATTGGCAGGATGCCTCCCATTGTAAAAAAGAGCGATTTCATAAAAGAAATCACTCTACACTATAGACAACACATAAGCGAAACTACTACCGATGCAATCCAAAGGCTTACCGCCGATTTTTCTAGGTCGACAGGTAAACTGCCTTTTTTACCAACAACTCGTGCTACACGGCTCTCACACTACTCATCTAAATGATGTGTTGAGGAATTTAGCATTTGGGCATAAATCCCACCAGATTCAATTAACTCATGCTGTAATCCAGCTTCAACTAGCTCGCCCTTTTGCATAACTAAAATAACATCCGCATTGTGTACAGTGTTCAACCGATGTGCAATTACAAAACTTGTTCGTCCTTGCATAAGCCTATCGAGTGCCTCTTGGATTGCTAATTCTGTTACTGTGTCAATGCTACTTGTTGCTTCATCAAGCAATAAAATTTTCGGATTAGCAATTAGTGCACGTGCAATCGATAGTAATTGCTTTTGTCCTTGGGAAATCTCACGTCCATCTGCCGTAAGAACAGTGTCATAACCATCCTTTAGTTTCATAATAAAATCATGGGCATTAGCAAGCTGTGCTGCTTCCACAATTTCATCATCGCTAGCATCTAAACGACCATAACGGATATTCTCCATTACTGTTGTTTCGAATAAAAACGGATCTTGTAACACGAAGGCCATTTGTGAGCGAAGTGCCTCCCGATCAATGTGCTGTACATTTACACCATCGAATAATACATCGCCCTTTGTCACCTCATAAAACCTAGCAATCAACTGTAGAATAGTTGTTTTTCCAGCACCAGTTGCACCTACCAATGCAACAGTATGCCCAGGCTCTATCGTAAAATTAATATCTTTTAATGTGTAGGATTCCTGTGCATCATCATACTTAAAAAACACATGTTGAAATGTTACCTGTCCTAATAATGTATGTTTTTTTGCAGCAGCCATTTCCTTTTCAGGCTGTTCGTCAAGTAAAGAAAATACACGTTCAGCTCCTGCTATAGCTGATAATACCGTATTAAACTGATTTGCCAAATCATTTAATGGTCGTGTAAATTGGCGAGCATATTCTGTAAAAATAACAATTACCCCTATTGACACATGACCGTATAGTGCTAGTACTCCACCAATACCTGCAACAATTGTAAAGCTCATATTATTTAAAAAGTTCATGACTTTCGGTATATAACCCGAGTACGTCTGTGCCCAAAAGCCCGTATTTTTCAACCGTAAACTTTTGTCGCGAAATTCTGCCTTTACACGTTCTTCCTGTGAAAAGGCTTTAACGATTCGCTGCCCTGATATCGTTTCTTCGATCATGCCGTTAAGCGCTCCTATTGCTGCTTGTTGTTCCTTAAATAACGGAGCCGTTCGACGGGTAATCCAGCGCATCGCCCAAAACATAATTGGAATAATTGTCATTGTTAAGATCGTTAACAGCGGACTCAAGCTCAGCATAATGATAATCGTGCCGCCAAGCGTTAACACACTCGAAAATACTTGAATAAAAGAGCTATTCAAAGTCGAGCTTACTGCTTCAATATCATTTGTCATACGACTCATTAATTCGCCATGTTGTCGTCTATCAAAATACGAAATCGGTAGCTTTTGAAAATGAGCAAAGACACTTGTGCGCAGTCGATAAATCGTTTGTTGGGCAATCCCTATCATCCAAAAATTTTGTAAAAATAAAGCGACTGCTAAAAGTAAATAAATACCAACAAGCAACATAACTTTACTACCTAATCCTTTAAGCTCACCATGCATCACATATATATCAATTATTTTGCCTATTAAGTACGGTCCTAGAAGTGCCAAAATCGAGCTTGCCATTACGAGTAACAGGACGACTATTAATAGCATACGTTGTTCATCGACAATCTTCCATAAACGCCAAAGTGTACTTTTCCAATCTGCTGCACGTGGACCTTTCTTTTTCTTTACGACCTGCTTTACATCATCTTTCGATAAAATCGGCTCATAGCCAAAAGGTTTTTGGAAAAATCCCATTATTCCACCTCCTGTTGGGAGATTGCGATTTTTTTATACAGTTCAGAAGTTTGCAGAAGCTCTTCGTGTGACCCATATCCAACCACTTCGCCTGCATCAATTAACAAAATATGATCTGCACCTTTAGCCGTCCGAATTTTTTGTGTGACCACGAGCATCGTTGCTCTTTCTTCACTAAGCGCATCCCATAGTGCCTGCTCTGTTTTAACATCAAGTGCACTTGTACTATCATCAAGCATTAATATATGTCCTTTTCTTAATAACGCTCTAGCAATAGACAATCTTTGTTTTTGACCACCTGATAAATTAACGCCCTTTTGCCCTACTCGGGTATCATAACCACTTGGGAAATCTTCTACAGATGCGTGAATTTGTGCCTGCATTGTTGCATTGAGCACTTCGTCCATTTCGGCTTCTGTATCGCCCCATCGAACATTGTCAGCAATACTCCCTGTAAATAATAAAGATTGCTGCGGTACATAACCTATAATGTCACGTAGCTCTTGTAGATCCCATTGCTGAACATCTTTTCCTTCTACAAAAATCTGTCCTTCCGACACATCATAAAAGCGTGGAATAAGCTGTAGTAATGTTGATTTACCAGCTCCTGTAGCCCCCATGATTGCTAATTTTTCACCCGACTTCACTTGAAAAGTGACGTTAGACAATACAGCAGTGTCTGTACCTGGATAGTGGAAGCTTACATTTTTAAATGCTAATTCGCCTAATTTCAAGTCGTTAGCTGCACCTTCTTTAGATGACGAAGTAATTTCTACTTCATTGTCAACAGCAAGCACCTCTGTCATACGTTCTGCAGAGGCTTTTGCACGTGCATAAAAAATTATAATAAAAGCAAACATTGAAAATGAACCTGTCATACGCATTGCATAATTGACGATAGCTACAATATCACCAAGCGGTGTCGTTCCAGCAGCAACTTGCTTTGTACCGAACCAAAGTACGGCCAATAAACTCATGTTCATTACAAACAATAATACAGGCATAATATACTCCATCGTACGCAGAGCTTTGACAGTATCCACCTTTAATCGTGAAGCAACCTGCTCAAAGCGCGAAGCCTCATATGCCCCACGTAAATAAGCCTTCACTAGACGCATCGCTTGCAAATTTTCTTGAAGGACACGATTCAAACGGTCCACACGCTTCTGTACTCGCCCAAAATATGACACACCTTTTGCAACCATAAAAATAAGGAAAACGAAAATGAGCGGTGTACCAATAACTAAAAACAGTGCTAGCTTTGCATTGACAACAAAAGCCATGACAATGCTCCCAACAACAGCTAGTGGTGCGCGGAGCATAATCCGAAGGCTCATAAACAGCACTGTTTGAACTTGCGTTACATCATTAGTTAGCCGAGTAATAAGCGAAGCCGTAGAAAATTTTTGATATGTAGCTAATGTAAAGGATTGAATTTTATCAAACAAAGCATTGCGCAAATCAAAAGAAAAGCTTTGCGCAGTATGTGATGAAAAATAAGAATTGACGATGCCTGATATAAAGGCGATAAAAGATAAAACAAGTAAAATGGCTCCCCATTGAATAATCATGTCATTATTTTGACCACGAACACCATCATCAATAATTTTGGCCATGATAAGTGGCTGAACAAGCTCTACAAATAATTCAATCAACATCAAACATAATGCAAAAATTGCAGTCCACTTATATGGTTTTACATACGAAAAAATTACTTTCACATTCTCTCCCCCTTATTTGAGAAGAACTATCATTTACACTGAAGGTAGTTAAAATCACCTATACAAACAATAATTTTATGCTTTTTCACCTGCAATAGATAGCCACGTTACACATACAAGCATAACGAAAACTCCCACTAATTGCCACAATCCTAGCGATGTGCCAAATACAAATACTGAAATCACCATCGCCGTTAAAGGTTCAATACTAGATAAGATACTCGTCTCGACAGCTGTAATATACTTCATGCTACTTAAAAATAGTATAAATGCTAAAGTACCTGTAAAAATTAACGCCATCATTAACCCAGTAATTTTTAAATCTGCAAAGACAATCCACTGATTTGATTGCCATACACGACTTAATATGCCTAATGTTACACCACCAATTAACATTCCCCATCCTACAACAAGGAGCACATTCCATTCCTTCATAAGACGTGCAGGATATAGTGTGTAAAATGCAAAAGTTAATCCAACCGCTACTCCCCATAATAAGGCTTTATTACTAACTAATAAAGAATCAAATGAAGCATTCGTTAGTAGCAGAAATAATCCTACTAACGTGCCAATAATACCTAACACTTGATATTTGGGTGGCCATTTCTTTAAACTAAGAGAGACATAAGCAACAACAAATATTGGCGCTAAAAATTGAAGTAACGTAGCTAAAACTGCATTACTTTCATTTATAGCTCCGACAAAAGCGTATTGCACACCGAGCATCCCTACAATACCAAAGATGACGAGCTGCCTACTCCAAAGCTTTTGTTGCCATATACAAAAAATATTTTTACCCGTTAGCAACAAATATGTAAGTAAGACAATACCTGCAACTGACAACCGAATTGTCAGCATAAAAGAAACTGTCAATGCTGTATGATTGAGTAACCATTCCATTAATGGTCCAGTTGCCCCCCATAGCATCGCTCCAGAGATAATAAAAAGAATACCTTTTAATCGTTCCATCCAATTCCCGCTTCCTATATACGTACTAAAAATTGTTATTTTTCTTCAAAACTTTTCATTTATCTCATTAGAAAAGTCCTATCTTTTCTGATTATCAAATATTTACAAATATATTCATAATGACTAATTCCCGATAATTCTCTATAATATTAGTATATATAGATTACCCAAGGAGATCGAATAATCATGAGTCTTAAGCACAAATCATTTACGATAGATGAGCATTATATAAATTCACTTCCTTTTCCTGCAATTGTTATAACACAAAATGGACAAGCAACTATTTCAGGAAAACACGCTGAAGAATTATTTGGTTTTTCAGTCAATGACATTACAGGACATACTACTCCATCCATACATGAAAATCTACTAAGAAATCTTTCAAATGAGACGTTTCAATCGATTTTACAAAAAGAAGAAAGTACATATATAGATCAGGTTCAAGTTTGCACCCAAGCTGATGAAGAAATCACTACAGCAATGCTAGCTAAGCCATACTTTGAACAGGGTGAACACCTTATTCTCATTATGTTTATGTTACCAGAGTTAATGATTAATTCGGTTTCAAACAGTAGTACTTATGTAGACTTAAAGCAAGGTTTAGACTCTACTTTTATGACCGTAACGCTTGATCGTGATGGATTTATTTTAGAATGTAATGCAGAGTTTTTAAAAATTAGCCAATGGACACCAAAGCGTGTTATCGGCAAAACATTCTGGCAGTTATTCCCTGAAAATGAAGTAAGTGAAAAAATTACAAATACAATTTGGCGCAATTTAAATAATGGTCACACATGGCAAGGCGAAATTGAAAAAGTTACGAAAACAGGGCAGTCTTATTGGGTGCTTCTCACAGCTATCCCAACATTTAATCTAGAAGCTAATGAGCAACAATTTATTTTAATTGAAAAGGATATTACAAAATCTAAGACGATACAACATCAGCTTGAAAAAATTGCTTACATAGATACAGAAACAGGCTTAATGAATGCTCATCGACTAGAAAAAGTAATTTCCAAAATGATCGAGGAAGAAAAACACTTCTCCTTCGTCTATTTAAGTATCGATAAGTTTTACACATTAAAAGAATTACATGATCAACAAATAAACCAAAGTCTTATTATTGAATTTACAAATCGTATCAAAATGTACTTCCAGGACAGTACAATGGCACGTATTAACGAAAATGATTTCGTTGTCATCACACCTTTAAGTGAATGGTTTATTCAAGGCTTCTTGTCCTATTTACAACAGCATCCAATTTATAGCAGCAATATTGCAGTTCCTATTTCAATTAGTGGCGGGATTACACGCTTCCCTGAGGATCAAACTACCTTCTCACAGCTAATGAAAGCGTCTATCGCAACGATTACAACAGTTCGCGAAGCTGGTGGCGACAAAATTGTCTCCCTTTCAAAAGCAACTCATAAAGCTTTAAATCGTAAAGCATTAATTGAGAAACGTCTACTACAAGCACTTGATCAGAAAAACCTAAAAGTACTTTATCAACCACAAGTTGACGTTTACTCGGGTAAAATTACAGCTGTAGAGGCACTAGTTCGTTGGGAAGATGAAGTTATTGGCGTAGTTTCACCAGATGAGCTCATTCCAATTGCTGAGGAAACAGGGCTAATAAACAATATTGGTTCGTTTATGCTGGAAAGGGCTTGCGAACAAGCGCTTATTTGGAAGAAGGCTGGTTTCAATTTAAAGGTGGCGGTTAACTCGTCTGTCCGCGAATTCCGTGACAAAAACATGGCCAAGTCAATTCTTGAAATGTTAGCAAAAACAAATTGTCCTGCAAACCTTATTCAAATTGAAATTACAGAGAAATTTGCATTGGAAGCTGAAGCTGCAACCTTTATTACACAACAAATGCGCAAGCTTGAAAACGAGGGCATCGCTTTCGTCTTAGATGATTTCGGTACAGGTTATGGTTCATTCCGCTATATGCAAATTTTACCGATTGATACATTAAAAATTGATAAAGCATTTACTAGTTCGTTATTAAAATCCGAAAAATCACAAAAGCTTATGCATGGTATGATACAGTTAGGCAAATCCATGGAACTAAAAGTGGTAGCTGAGGGTGTTGAAACGGCTGAGCAAGCTAATCTGTTAATTACTTATGGCTGCGATACTATTCAAGGATTTCACATTAGCAAACCTGTTACACCAGAAGAAATCGAGGCACTACTTGTAAAATAAAAAACAAGATAAAGAGCTGTTCCTAAGGATACAATCACTTACGGAGCAGCTCTTTTTTATTACTTTTCATAATCTAGAGTTACATAGCATTTATTTTCTGTAAGTCCTTTTCAGCTTTGACTTGCTGGAACGTACAGCCCGAAACACAAACTGCATTAATACTTCTGCAAATACTAGGCCCATAACAATTGCACCTGTAATTAAAAACGCCTTCAGTCCATACTGTAAGCCTTGTAAATAATCATCCTCCACTACATTTCGCATTGCATTGTAAGCCATCCCCCCTGGTACGAGGGGAATTATTCCCGCTACAATAAAGATAATCATCGGCATTTTAAAACGACGTGCATATAAATGCGCAACAATCGCTATGATAAATGAGCTGAAAAACGAAGCGTCTACAACGTCCATACCGTGCTCTGTTAATAAATAATAAATCATCCAGCCAATCACACCTACAAAACCACAATGGAACAAGGTTTTTCTAGGAACATTAAAAATAATTGCAATTCCGGCCGTTGAAAAAAAGCTCACAATTAATTGTACGAATATATCCATTTTTCCCGCCCCCTAAAATGATAGGATGACGGCAATTGCTGAACCGATAGCAAAAGCTGTTAAAAACGCCTCTGCTCCCTTTGCCATCCCTGACATAAAATGACCTGCCATTAAATCCCTTACCGCGTTGGTGATTAAAATACCTGGTACTAGTGGCATAACAGAGCTAATAATAATTTTATCAATTTCTGTACCATAGTTAAATTTCACCGCAAAAAAAGCAATCGTACCAATAATTAACGAAGCTGTGAACTCCGAGAAAAACTTCACTTTTGTTAAATGGTTCATTAGAATAAGAGTAAGAAACCCTAACCCTCCTGCTATAAATGCTGCAGGGAAATCAGACCATCCACCCTTAAACATAATTAGAAAACAGCCACTCGCAAGTGCTGCTGAAAATACTTGTATATACATTGGCAAAAAATAATTTGTTTTTTGTATCGTCTTTAGCTCGTCATAAGCGTCTTCTAATGATATTATGTGAGATGTGAGTCTACGAGATACTGAATTTACCATGGATATTTTTTGTAAATCAGTAACCCTACTGGAAATCGAAGTGATTCTCGTCGGCTGTGTCTTGCCTAACGAAAAAATGATACCTGTAGGTGTAGCATAACATTGCGCATCTAGCATATTTTGAGATTGTGCCATACGTAGCATCGTATCTTCAACACGATATGTTTCTGCACCACTTTCAATCATAATTCGCCCTGCAAGTAACAAGCAGTCAATAGTAAATTCATTATCCACTTC
The genomic region above belongs to Lysinibacillus sp. FSL W8-0992 and contains:
- a CDS encoding EAL domain-containing protein, which translates into the protein MSLKHKSFTIDEHYINSLPFPAIVITQNGQATISGKHAEELFGFSVNDITGHTTPSIHENLLRNLSNETFQSILQKEESTYIDQVQVCTQADEEITTAMLAKPYFEQGEHLILIMFMLPELMINSVSNSSTYVDLKQGLDSTFMTVTLDRDGFILECNAEFLKISQWTPKRVIGKTFWQLFPENEVSEKITNTIWRNLNNGHTWQGEIEKVTKTGQSYWVLLTAIPTFNLEANEQQFILIEKDITKSKTIQHQLEKIAYIDTETGLMNAHRLEKVISKMIEEEKHFSFVYLSIDKFYTLKELHDQQINQSLIIEFTNRIKMYFQDSTMARINENDFVVITPLSEWFIQGFLSYLQQHPIYSSNIAVPISISGGITRFPEDQTTFSQLMKASIATITTVREAGGDKIVSLSKATHKALNRKALIEKRLLQALDQKNLKVLYQPQVDVYSGKITAVEALVRWEDEVIGVVSPDELIPIAEETGLINNIGSFMLERACEQALIWKKAGFNLKVAVNSSVREFRDKNMAKSILEMLAKTNCPANLIQIEITEKFALEAEAATFITQQMRKLENEGIAFVLDDFGTGYGSFRYMQILPIDTLKIDKAFTSSLLKSEKSQKLMHGMIQLGKSMELKVVAEGVETAEQANLLITYGCDTIQGFHISKPVTPEEIEALLVK
- a CDS encoding threonine/serine exporter family protein; protein product: MDIFVQLIVSFFSTAGIAIIFNVPRKTLFHCGFVGVIGWMIYYLLTEHGMDVVDASFFSSFIIAIVAHLYARRFKMPMIIFIVAGIIPLVPGGMAYNAMRNVVEDDYLQGLQYGLKAFLITGAIVMGLVFAEVLMQFVFRAVRSSKSKLKRTYRK
- a CDS encoding threonine/serine exporter family protein — encoded protein: MLSHEVDNEFTIDCLLLAGRIMIESGAETYRVEDTMLRMAQSQNMLDAQCYATPTGIIFSLGKTQPTRITSISSRVTDLQKISMVNSVSRRLTSHIISLEDAYDELKTIQKTNYFLPMYIQVFSAALASGCFLIMFKGGWSDFPAAFIAGGLGFLTLILMNHLTKVKFFSEFTASLIIGTIAFFAVKFNYGTEIDKIIISSVMPLVPGILITNAVRDLMAGHFMSGMAKGAEAFLTAFAIGSAIAVILSF
- a CDS encoding ABC transporter ATP-binding protein, with product MKVIFSYVKPYKWTAIFALCLMLIELFVELVQPLIMAKIIDDGVRGQNNDMIIQWGAILLVLSFIAFISGIVNSYFSSHTAQSFSFDLRNALFDKIQSFTLATYQKFSTASLITRLTNDVTQVQTVLFMSLRIMLRAPLAVVGSIVMAFVVNAKLALFLVIGTPLIFVFLIFMVAKGVSYFGRVQKRVDRLNRVLQENLQAMRLVKAYLRGAYEASRFEQVASRLKVDTVKALRTMEYIMPVLLFVMNMSLLAVLWFGTKQVAAGTTPLGDIVAIVNYAMRMTGSFSMFAFIIIFYARAKASAERMTEVLAVDNEVEITSSSKEGAANDLKLGELAFKNVSFHYPGTDTAVLSNVTFQVKSGEKLAIMGATGAGKSTLLQLIPRFYDVSEGQIFVEGKDVQQWDLQELRDIIGYVPQQSLLFTGSIADNVRWGDTEAEMDEVLNATMQAQIHASVEDFPSGYDTRVGQKGVNLSGGQKQRLSIARALLRKGHILMLDDSTSALDVKTEQALWDALSEERATMLVVTQKIRTAKGADHILLIDAGEVVGYGSHEELLQTSELYKKIAISQQEVE
- a CDS encoding DMT family transporter encodes the protein MERLKGILFIISGAMLWGATGPLMEWLLNHTALTVSFMLTIRLSVAGIVLLTYLLLTGKNIFCIWQQKLWSRQLVIFGIVGMLGVQYAFVGAINESNAVLATLLQFLAPIFVVAYVSLSLKKWPPKYQVLGIIGTLVGLFLLLTNASFDSLLVSNKALLWGVAVGLTFAFYTLYPARLMKEWNVLLVVGWGMLIGGVTLGILSRVWQSNQWIVFADLKITGLMMALIFTGTLAFILFLSSMKYITAVETSILSSIEPLTAMVISVFVFGTSLGLWQLVGVFVMLVCVTWLSIAGEKA
- a CDS encoding ABC transporter ATP-binding protein; translated protein: MGFFQKPFGYEPILSKDDVKQVVKKKKGPRAADWKSTLWRLWKIVDEQRMLLIVVLLLVMASSILALLGPYLIGKIIDIYVMHGELKGLGSKVMLLVGIYLLLAVALFLQNFWMIGIAQQTIYRLRTSVFAHFQKLPISYFDRRQHGELMSRMTNDIEAVSSTLNSSFIQVFSSVLTLGGTIIIMLSLSPLLTILTMTIIPIMFWAMRWITRRTAPLFKEQQAAIGALNGMIEETISGQRIVKAFSQEERVKAEFRDKSLRLKNTGFWAQTYSGYIPKVMNFLNNMSFTIVAGIGGVLALYGHVSIGVIVIFTEYARQFTRPLNDLANQFNTVLSAIAGAERVFSLLDEQPEKEMAAAKKHTLLGQVTFQHVFFKYDDAQESYTLKDINFTIEPGHTVALVGATGAGKTTILQLIARFYEVTKGDVLFDGVNVQHIDREALRSQMAFVLQDPFLFETTVMENIRYGRLDASDDEIVEAAQLANAHDFIMKLKDGYDTVLTADGREISQGQKQLLSIARALIANPKILLLDEATSSIDTVTELAIQEALDRLMQGRTSFVIAHRLNTVHNADVILVMQKGELVEAGLQHELIESGGIYAQMLNSSTHHLDE
- a CDS encoding GNAT family N-acetyltransferase, giving the protein MNISVITVSFPLDKETLNELKILCEEATLNDYRVYETIMNIPLAGSFESKGFMVLAYEDDNDELVGAASAIDLMGLHTYEWSLVVSPAYRQKGVGTALVNVLQAGLQERGAEGQLAVVIDGSPFGHTFIENCGYSYSFSEATLETKAESVELRNDIQIAPFAEEQTELITIYSEAFGDLPSESEELIAFNTSTNGRKLWVAHKDGQVVGTVATVKENEIQWVTALAVHPQYQGQGIGTALLSFSKDYASKQNAKFVMLDVEIENRKAISIYERAGFMKAQQLDYYVKN